From the Malaclemys terrapin pileata isolate rMalTer1 chromosome 13, rMalTer1.hap1, whole genome shotgun sequence genome, one window contains:
- the LOC128848466 gene encoding C-type lectin domain family 2 member B-like, translated as MDSKQRLSGRQGDLPRLKHRTAVGWKVPLITGVVLTAVVVIVVVPMILLPGKSPPESKLPQFYAPAQLSTKHPAACCLDGWVGFGGKCYYFSDAEGTWDSSQSLCSSLNASLAEIDTQKDLEFVMRYKGLSEFWIGLKRASAQTWQWVNGKHFNNLFTVRGEGDCAYLSDDFATSSWCSTKRYWICSTPDGMRREDAMPGD; from the exons ATGGATTCAAAGCAGCGGCTTAGTGGAAGACAAG GCGACCTGCCTCGCCTCAAACACAGGACAGCTGTTGGGTGGAAAGTCCCGCTGATCACCGGTGTTGTACTCACAGCTGTTGTTGTGATTGTTGTGGTTCCCATGATACTTTTGCCCG GGAAATCTCCACCTGAGTCCAAGCTGCCTCAATTCTACGCCCCAGCCCAGCTAAGTACAAAACACCCCGCTGCCTGCTGCCTGGATGGCTGGGTCGGGTTTGGAGGGAAATGCTATTATTTCTCTGATGCCGAGGGGACCTGGGACTCCAGCCAGAGCCTCTGCTCTTCACTCAATGCCTCCCTGGCTGAGATCGACACCCAGAAAGACCTG gagttcGTTATGCGATATAAAGGCCTCTCTGAGTTCTGGATTGGCCTGAAGCGAGCATCGGCGCAGACCTGGCAATGGGTGAATGGCAAACACTTCAACAACCT GTTTACGGTAAGGGGAGAAGGCGACTGCGCGTACCTGAGCGATGACTTTGCCACTTCGTCGTGGTGCTCCACGAAGCGCTACTGGATCTGCAGCACACCCGACGGGATGCGACGGGAGGACGCGATGCCGGGGGACTGA